A window of Plasmodium vinckei vinckei genome assembly, chromosome: PVVCY_03 genomic DNA:
tataaaaaaataaattaaaaaaataattgctTTCTATATAGAGGGTCGAAAAATGTTCTTGACGCTACTTGACTTACAGAATAAAGTAAATGTCTAggaacaaattttattgaaTATTGATTTGATGAAAACTGTTTAATCATTTCTTCAGATTCATCTAATAAtgtataactttttttatttaattggtTTGCATATAAAGGTCTTGTTATGCATGTCTCATTTTCCATATTccaaaaacaaaaattattattttccattCTTTTTGAAGGATCGAAATCTGACTctaattttaaattcaaactattattcaaattctcattttttatattattaattaatttgttttcaactattttattattactctctttttctaaatcattttttgcaCTCCTATCAATAACTCCATTCTGTTCATTCTTTATGTTTTCCTTTACctctttatcattattcctatgcatatttaaattatgaaaaaatatcatatcCAATTCATTGTTTtggtttattatttctttaaatatattataactaATTAAATCCCTATCTCGACCTTCATTTTTGTCCTTCTCACCTTCATCAGAAAATGACCCCTCTTTTATATACCTACTTAATGCTGTataatctatatttttttttataatcttTTTAACTTCATTAGTAGAAACTTCTTCCTCCCCTTCACTTCCAATTTCGGATACACTACATGATGAAAGactattatcattttctaaatcatctttaatttcatttttatttgtccaactttttattgattttatattatataatgatttCCATTGACCTATTATATTTCTacctttattatataatgagGTTATACCATCATTTTcatcgttttttttttttttttttttttcattactaATTTCTTCTCTttcctttattttcaattgtctttttttcgatttttcaatttctaTATCCTCCCATTTAACTTTCAATACATCATCAGTACGGATTATACTAGTTATCCATTTAACATAACACactatatcattattatcttcttcctttttttttaattcactTTCTTCGTACCCTtccatattaatttttttcaattatttcTCATAAGTTCATACACTAACCCTATTTATGCGCACCTTTAGCACCTCATTTGATTTGCTACTTTCTCATCTCCTTCACTTtgtctcttttttttcttctctCTTTTTGTTAAAACTTAGACCAGCTTAAAGTAATCAATACTGCTAGtgaaagtatatataaattatataagccacaatatatatcacaCTTATATTTAAgtccatatatttttttgctaAATAACttctttcatttatattctcATCTTTGAATATCTCTCTTTTTCAAAAGGGGGTAGCATAATAAATTCTCATGTTGCTATCTATGCAAATTTCTTAATTATGATAtgattttatgtttataacttttttttattactatttattttatttttttttaattccatAATTATACTAAATTAccatcttttttttattatttttattttttgaaaaaaaaaaaaaaagttatacatataggcaccgtatatataatatttagtATAATGTAAAAGAACGAACATTTGAAATTGTTACTTCACTATTTTTTACGGAGAGCCCAAATATGTGTGtggtatttaaaaaaaaataattaaaaaattttattattataaaaatgtatttatttataatattataagcATACTTATGGATGTATTTATGACTTTTCCCCTTtcaaatatgaaaaaaaaatataaaaaaaaattataaaaatacaaacaaTGGAAACAGGGATtgaagaaaaacaaaaattataccaCGACCCTAATTCAGATCACTACTTAATTATATCCCCAAgacaaaaattaaatccagttttaaaaaaaataaatagagtacaatataaatttaatgaaatagtacctgattttttaattggaaaaaataatgcatgcttatttatatcaatgAAATATCATCGCCTAAGaccaaattatttaaaagcaAGAATTGAAACATtaactaataaatataataatcgATTGTTACTATGTTTAGTAGATATAGACAATATAGAAAACCCATTGGGAGAAATAAATCAACTAGCTTTTTGTAATAACATGACACTTATATTATGCTGGACTAATGATGAATGTGCAAGAGTTATAGAagattttaaaatttttgaaaaaaatcaatcctatattaaaaataataaaaaattttccaataatgaagaaaaaatacatgaacttttaaaaaaaatacgtTGTATTAATTCTACAGATTGTTTTACtattacaaataaattaaaaaatttttcaaGTATTGTTAAggcaaaaaaagaagaccTTATTAATTGTTCCGGCCTaggaaacaaaaaaatacaggCTCTTTTATCTACCTTTTCAGATCCGTTTTTTTAGTAACCAACCAACGAAGAAATGCACAAAATGTCTGTACATATACAACACACATCTTATGCATGTTAAACAGTGTCAACACTATTTTATGTTacttcatttatttttttcaacatttttatatccttTTTAAATGGATGGAAAACTTTAAAAACcctaaattttattttatatagttGATTATTTAAAGTAATTCTAAATTTGTGGatcttaaaaataaatcgatacactattatatatatcggagcaaaaataaaatggcaGAAAACGATAAATGGATAGAAATactataaattaatatacaaaaaaaaattgcatTATTAAAAGATTCTTCCATTTAAATCCTACTTTTTTTTGGGGGggtaaataattatgtttttttcattctgttttttattcaataaattttatatacataagttacaataaaacatttaaaattaaaaaagacaGCGTAAAGGGAGGTCTAACCAAATAtgactaaaaaaaataaaaaataaaaaattaatattataaatggtAATTGCTTTAGGCCTTCTAAATAAGTAGccacatttattttcactatttttatgcTTACTGCTTGATGCTCCTCCAGGTGGTTGATTTACTTTTACATTCGTTTTTCTGTCCGATTGATttgacatttttttaacatctGTATTTCCAGCGGCTTCTGTATTTGGAGTCATTTGTGATCCGGCATGTCCTTTCCTGACTCGaagtttttcattttcttcactAATATCTATacacatttataaaaaaagaaataatattatggaTAAACCCTCAAAGGGAGTcacaaaaaatgtatatatgcacatacACACTGCGCAATgctcataatattttctgcCATAAATACGATAATTTTATTGTCTTTGCTCATTCATTTCTTACAATTGCCAAATGATAACGTGGAATTACCCCCAGGCGCATTTGTCACTCGGGTGCTCGATCGATTTTTAATGAAAGGATTATCATTTACATCTATAAAAAAGGTTGATAAAAAGTGGTAAAAAGATGAAGGAAAAACAAATACTagtcatatataatacaccTTCCATGaaaaatgcataaaataaacaaaataaacacACACACCAACTAGCCAATACAAACacgaaaaaaagaaaatctACACTagtaattattattaaaaagaaatatgaaAGTATCTATTAttccatataaatatgtatacatacACACATgtatacacacatataattaaaaaaaaaaataagcttACCCATTTTGTGATATTATAAGTAATACAAGTAATAAAagttaaaattttttaaattttatattctatatattgttaaaatataagtcatatatatattatctatTTGTTCGtttgatatttatttttacaaaatatatgctcttaaaataatcaatatggcttaaaaaaaaataaatgtaaagaaattaaataaaataaacattgCATAATTAGAAGccaattttaaattaacactaacatatgcatacttagctttatttttattttattttttgtccCCTTATTTtgcttttaatattattattattttttttaaactatCACTTGaccaaaatttaaaaaaaaataaaagccctatcaataatttaaaataaatatctaCACAAATGTATATGtctcttaaaaaaaaaaagtatagcaaaagttttttttttcataatccTTATACCCAATAAAACTGTttacacaaaaatatattttaaataaaatatatttttttaaataaccATTTTgcgaaatatttttttttatcatatcgCTTTAATATAAGCCCATGCtcaataaattattaacatacataatttataaaaaatacaaaatatgtctaagtaaatttaaattatataattaacaaATACCATTATTCAATAATCATAATACCTACACAATCCTTTCGTTTCTTTTAACTTAATcctattttatctttttcaacctttacaaataaatatatgtatgtgttTTCTTTTCACACTTTTTATGGACCTcttcaacatttttataaaatatttcagtTCATAAATTATCcatttataaacaaatatattattatacctTTTAAAGTATTTGGCTAgtttatacataatattaaaaaaaaaaaaaatacaaacagctaaatttttaaaaaatccatatattaaactaacaaatttattaccatataaggaaataaatatatactagCTTAATTATACaggttttaaaaaaaatttacacgctttcttttttttcaaattttttataaaatttatatctttaaaaattaccataaaataattatattataaccTAAAATCCGACTTATATTTTCCAACGGCTTACATTATTTGATAcgtcataaaaatattgtaaatatgatagatatagaaaaatatataaaacgaATTATCGTTTtagaataatatacaattaataattaactattaaaaataatataagttAGGTTCTGTAGTGTAGTGGTTAGCACTGCAGACTCTGACTCTGCAAACCTGGGTTCGAATCCCAGCAGGacctttttttgtttttcagttctaaaatttttatttaaatttaaatattgtttttcctccctatattatatag
This region includes:
- a CDS encoding ERCC1 nucleotide excision repair protein, putative, whose amino-acid sequence is METGIEEKQKLYHDPNSDHYLIISPRQKLNPVLKKINRVQYKFNEIVPDFLIGKNNACLFISMKYHRLRPNYLKARIETLTNKYNNRLLLCLVDIDNIENPLGEINQLAFCNNMTLILCWTNDECARVIEDFKIFEKNQSYIKNNKKFSNNEEKIHELLKKIRCINSTDCFTITNKLKNFSSIVKAKKEDLINCSGLGNKKIQALLSTFSDPFF